Proteins from a genomic interval of Lolium perenne isolate Kyuss_39 chromosome 1, Kyuss_2.0, whole genome shotgun sequence:
- the LOC127297173 gene encoding serine carboxypeptidase 2 — protein MRTMIGRRPLVALLAVLTLLLRPAAATAAASGYAADRIDRLPGQPAVDFDMYSGYITVEHSAGRSLFYLLQEAPEESQPAPLVLWLNGGPGCSSIAYGASEELGAFRVRPHGAGLFLNDYRWNKVANILFLDSPAGVGFSYTNTTSDLYTSGDNRTAHDSYTFLLKWFEKFPHYMYRDFYIAGESYAGHYVPELSQLVHRNNKGIEKPTINFKGFMVGNGLIDNYHDYRGTFQFWWNHGLVSDDTYHLLNRSCLHDSFIHPSPACDAALNVSTEEQGNIDLYSIYTPTCNVTATNSSASRQRPRGRYPWMTGSYDPCTERYSTAYYNRRDVQRALHANVTGTINYTWATCSDTINSNWRDAPSSMLPIYKELIEAGLRIWVFSGDTDAVVPLTATRYSIEALGLPTTISWHPWYDVQEVGGWSQVYEGLTLVTVRGAGHEVPLHRPRQALIMFQQFLQGKPMPGHNTNGTLS, from the exons ATGCGTACAATGATCGGCCGTAGGCCCCTGGTAGCTCTATTAGCGGTGTTGACGCTTCTTCTCCGGCCAGCAGCTGCGACGGCGGCCGCGAGTGGCTATGCCGCGGACCGCATCGACCGTCTGCCGGGACAGCCGGCGGTGGACTTCGACATGTATTCCGGGTACATCACGGTGGAGCACAGCGCCGGACGGTCTCTATTCTACCTGCTGCAGGAAGCGCCCGAGGAATCCCAGCCAGCGCCGCTGGTGCTCTGGCTCAACGGCGGGCCCGGCTGCTCCTCCATAGCCTACGGCGCCTCCGAGGAGCTTGGTGCATTTCGCGTCAGGCCGCATGGCGCGGGGCTGTTTTTGAACGACTACCGGTGGAACAAAG TGGCGAACATCCTGTTCTTGGACTCGCCGGCCGGCGTCGGGTTCTCGTACACCAACACCACCTCCGACCTCTACACCTCCGGCGATAACAGAACAG CTCATGACTCCTACACTTTTCTATTGAAATGGTTCGAGAAGTTCCCACATTACATGTACCGCGATTTCTACATTGCTGGCGAGAGCTATGCAG GGCACTATGTCCCGGAGTTATCCCAGCTCGTCCACCGGAATAACAAAGGCATCGAGAAACCCACTATCAACTTCAAAGGCTTCATG GTCGGGAATGGTCTGATCGACAACTACCACGACTACCGTGGCACGTTCCAGTTCTGGTGGAACCACGGGCTGGTCTCCGACGATACCTACCACCTCCTCAACCGCTCCTGCCTCCACGACTCCTTCATCCACCCGTCGCCGGCATGCGATGCCGCGCTCAACGTCTCAACGGAAGAGCAGGGCAACATCGACTTGTACAGCATCTACACGCCCACCTGCAATGTGACGGCGACCAACTCGTCGGCGAGCCGACAGCGGCCGAGGGGACGCTAC CCATGGATGACCGGATCGTATGACCCGTGCACGGAACGATACTCCACAGCGTACTACAACCGGCGGGACGTGCAGAGGGCCCTCCACGCAAACGTCACCGGCACCATAAACTACACATGGGCGACCTGCAG TGACACCATCAATAGCAACTGGCGTGATGCTCCGAGCTCCATGCTTCCTATTTATAAAGAGCTTATTGAAGCTGGTCTAAGAATATGGGTCTTCAG TGGAGACACAGACGCAGTAGTCCCCTTGACAGCAACAAGATACTCCATCGAGGCTTTGGGTCTTCCAACTACTATTAGTTGGCACCCTTGGTATGACGTCCAAGAG GTCGGCGGATGGAGCCAGGTGTACGAGGGCCTCACGTTGGTGACTGTCCGAGGCGCGGGTCATGAGGTTCCCCTGCACCGCCCGCGGCAAGCCCTAATAATGTTTCAGCAGTTCCTGCAGGGCAAGCCCATGCCAGGACACAACACAAATGGAACTTTGTCTTAA